In Prionailurus viverrinus isolate Anna chromosome F2, UM_Priviv_1.0, whole genome shotgun sequence, the sequence gctcgaactcacggattgctagatcatgacctgagccaaagctggacgctcaactgactgagccacccaggcgccccccgcctttttcaaaattatttttattttatttttgagagacaagagagcatgagtcggggaggggcaaagagagaaggagacacagaatccaaagcaggctccaggctctgagctgtcagcacagagcctgacatggggcttgaactcacaaactgtgagatcatgacccaagctgaagtcggacactcaactgactgagccacccaggcgccccccactttttttccattttctacatAAATTTACCTAAATCTTTTTAGTAGCTGCGTTGTGGTTTATTTCTCTCTAGTGGACTTTTGACTGTTTCTgaattttcactattataaacagTGCTGCAGAGATTTTCTTTGCATATATACCTTTACATGCATATGGCCATTTTATCTGTTGGATGGATTCCTAGAGGTAAACTTGCTAGGTCAAAGggtatacatttaatatatatgaacattttcAGTGCTTATTTAAGTGTTGCCTATCACCGGATGTTTAGTCTTTTTTTAGGGATTagcatttgctttattttgctattataagaAGAACTGTGTtagttttgtattcatttttaatggttttatatatatatacatatatatataatgcattttatgttttatatgtatttgtatataatatatcttatatatatattttatatgtaccattttaatggttttatatatatgtatatatataaaaatatatgtatacatatgaaaCCATTAAatggtgtatatataaaatatatataaatatattacatataaaacataaaatccatCATTACTGTAACCTATAACACTGTATTCACGATGGTGAAGTAACTTGGTTAACTTCAGCAACTTTTATTTCTAGGATTACCATGTTGTCCTGCTTCATGTCTCAAGTGGTGGACAGAGCTTCATTTATGATCTTGACACTGTCCTGCCATTTCCCTGTCCTTTTGACACTTACGTGGAAGATGCATTTAAGTCTGATGAGGACATCCATCCACAGTTTAGAAGGTGAGGAGATTTAGGATGGATTTACCTACTTTCTGAAGTTAAACCTTGACAGTTgtatggagtgtgtgtgtgagattttgtggggttttttttggcatttgtttTGCAAAGATCACTTGTTTTGGCATCACTATTGAGTTGATACTTGAAAATGATGTGCTACTCAGAAGATTCAAAGTGTTTTGAAGTTTTAAAGGTTGTCCAACATATAAAGGTTGACATCTTTTGAAAATGTGTGTGACGAGATCCCAGGTGTCTTCTGAAAGCCAGTTTGGGGATttctctcgtgtgtgtgtgtgtttgtgggtatgtgtgggtgtgtggggtgTGGCCTTAATGATGACACAATTGAGAGGTCTGTGATGGTGGTGCCTAAAGGTTATGCCCTTTGTCCCTGGCATACAATCGAGTAAATAAAGACAACTGGATGTATTTCTGTGCCtgtgtagttttttttatttcagctgatCCTTTCTTGTGGCTTCTTTAACAGGTTGTAAAGCTGCATCTATATTTGTGTATTACTGGTAGTACAAAAATGCCTGGGTACTTTCGTGTATGTCATTGAAAAtgagtctggggcgcctgggtggcgcagtcggttaggcgtccgacttcagccaggtcacgatctcgcggtccgtgagttcgagccccgcgtcgggctctgggctgacggctcggagcctggagcctgtttccgattctgtgtctccctctctctctgcccctcccccgttcgtgctctgtctctctctgtctcaaaataaataaacgttgaaaataaaaaaaaataaaaaaataaaaaaaaattgttagaatttCACTGGGAAACCTTGCTAATGTAAATGAATGTTGCTTTATTTGCAGGAAATTTCGAGTGATCCGTGCAGATTCGTATTTGAAGAACTTTGCTTCTGACCGATCTCACATGAAAGATTCCAGTGGGAACTGGAGAGAACCTCCTCCATCATATCCCTGCATCGAAACTGGAGGTGAGCCAAAGGTGCCTCCTCAGAGAGGTTTCCGGTCACCATGCACATCAGCATCGCCCCTTAACCAAGGACAAAAATTGTGTGTTGGTATTTGTATGAAACTCCCTGAGTCGTAAGAAGATGAGAGGGAGCATAGATGTGCGTATCTGTTAGATTCAGGAATGGAAGCCCAGAGAACGGGACTGGAAGGCACAAGACCTCACGGCAGAGGGGAGGTGTGCAGAGCAGAACCATGATACTTGCACACCGCCAGGGTGCTGGTTGGTCTGCTGCCAGGACGCTGGGCTTCAGGAGGTCTGTGGGCTTGTCCTTCAACACTGGAGCTAGTAGCACCTTGCCTTGGTGGGGTTTTCTGTTAAGGTGACAGCAGCCCCTAGGGCATCCTTGCGGTATGTGAGATGTCATTTCCCTGGCTCTCTGATAAGACCTGCAGTAGAAGGAAGGGAGAGCCAGCAGATTTTCTTGTACCACTCATCTCCTTTATGTGCTTTTAGGCATCAGTCCAGTTAATAATTTTCTGAGATTTAAGGAGATAAAGAGTTCTTCACCCTGTTCCTGTTGTTTGGCGTTGGCACGAGCTTGAAACATTGTAAGTAATTCACACTGTCGCCATTTCTTGCAGAGGCCATCCCATCCCGTGGATGAGCCTTCTGTGTGAAATGCTCTGTCAGCTGTGCAGCGTGCCAGAAAAATAGGGCAGTAGCATTCGGAGCTCAGCAAGGAAGAAAGTAAATATAGTTGGTGTATCTGAGCACCAAAAGAGGATTCGACTGATGTTTGAGGCCCTCTGTGAAAGGCtgttaggattttaaaaatttatctcagAGCTGCTTTTCGGTCCGCCAGCCTGCTTCCTAGTCTGGGCGTCAGAAATGGGATCGCTCCTGGGTTGGGAGAGGGCATCACAGGTCTTCCTTCTAGTCTCGGACAGCCTGTCATATAGGCTGTGGTCTGGGACAGTGTGCCTTCAGCCACCCCCCGTTTCTCTTCTAGACGTGAGCACCGATTCAGAGCCAGCCCATGGCAGGCACTCCGTAAACACCAGCCCGCCAGCCCGAGCCTCTTCCGGTCATTCCTTTCGGTTTCGATGACTGCTGCCCAGTAGATGCTATTTTGTGCTGACCGCTTTACGTATTAGCTTAGTTTTTACCACAACGCAGGCCAACTTTAATTTCCTCACTTGATAGATGCATGCATTTAAGTGCATTAAGGTTAAGTGAGCCCTTTGCCTCTGATGCACAGCTGGGGAGGATGAGGAGGGGGATGGTGGTGTCTCTTTCTGCCTTGTGTGTAGTTAGTTCATCAGGGACCTCCTGAACTTGAGGTGGAAACAAAAGAATCTGCTCTGAAGTGTGGGGTAAACTGACGGGTTCTTCATGTCATAATTTAACCACACCGTGATGTTCTGTCAGGTGGTAAATTAATTACTTCAAATCCTGTGTTTATCAAAGGAATGTATTTGAAGTTAGGATAAGTGAGATTTACGTGTAGCTAATTGGTAGTGTTTTATAAAAAATCAGgataaaaaatgtttcaagaaaatATCCAACTTTGGAGTGTTtatgtggctcagttaagcatctgactgcggctcaggtcacgatctctcggtttgtgggttcgagccccacatcgggctctggtgacagctcggagcctggagcccacttcagattctgtgtctccctctctcatgtgtgtgctgtctctctctctctctctctctctctctctctcagaaaaaaattaacgttaaaaaaatttttttttaaagaaagtgccAAATTTTAATGCATGTTTTAGGTACTTTAATATAGATCAGCTTCACTCAGAACCCTGAGTTTAGTTGTGGAATTAACTCTTATGACTTAAAGTTTAGTACATTTGATATGTAGAATATTGGGataatatgtttaataattttggTGGCCTTGTGTCTGCAAGATcgctgttttctttaaaaaaaatttttttttaatgtttgtttatttttgagagagagagagagagagagagagagcgtgagcaggggagggggcagagagagaggaagacacagaatccaaagcaggccccaggctctgaactgtcagcacagaacccagcccaatgtggggctcgaactcaccagccatgggatcatgacctgagccgaagttggatgcttaaccaactgaaccaccagataccccatctttttttttttttaagtttatttattttgagacagagtacatggggggaggggcagagaaaggaggagagagaaaatcccaagtaggctttgcactgtcagtgcagagtgcagggcttgaacccaggaactgtgagatgacctgaaatcaagagttgagtggttaactgactgagccacccacacaccccaagaCTGCTATTTTCAACTCCGcgtttaatgtattttaaagaaaagatctcttttttttttctgatgagaaggaaactgaaattcaCGGTCATATTGCCTTGCCCTGAAGAGTCAGTTCCAGCACTAGCCACTGATGTCTcagttttaaaagacattttcttaGGCTGAACTATAGAGTACACCAaatttccccctctctttctaaGTCCTTTCCTGCCTCTGGTCCACATACACTTCTCATCCTCCCACTTCCAAATGTATGGTAACACTGGCCACTTTGAGCCAAGCTGGAGGACCGGTGTTAAGTAAACAAACAGAAATGTTGTAGTGCCTCGTGGGGAGATTAGAGgcagatgtttatttgttttgccttgatctttaaaaaatttttattttgggggcgcctgggtggctcagtcggttaagcggccgacttcggctcaggtccgtgagttcgagccccacgtcgggctctgtgctgacagctcagagcctggagcctgtttcagattctgtgtctccctctctctgaccctcccctgttcaagctctgtctctctctgtctcaaaaataaataaacgttaaaaaaattaaaaaaaaatttttttttttattttgtttttatacattgaTCTTGTACATAATGAATGGTTGCAGATAGTAGTCATTTTTTCTCTGATGACATTAAAAagtcttagaaaacaaaacaaaaaaagggagggaggagaaaaactcttagaaaacaaatacagatttttttaaaagtagtttgtTAAAAAAGTTCGCAGACTTACTGGGCTCTAATGGAGTTTGACACCTACCCAGGTCAGCAAGAACTTCTGCCCCATCTCACCTGACAGATGCTGTCTTACCTTTATTTCCAGTTGCGTTCCTAGCTGTCTGAGGACTTCAACAAAAGttgtttatttagcttttttattATAAGGGTGTTAGCGAATCTGTTTCTAGTTTTCTATATCCTAAGtgcttgctttcatttttaaaaatacagtgttgGGTAACGTATACTAGatttacatgtttttcttctttcagttctttaaagACGTCTCTCTTGTTTTCTGCATGCACAGGCTCTGATCTCTTATTCATTACTCTGAATatagtgtgtcttttttttctctgaatattttttaaggtttttctctttatcactggtttttagcaatttgattatgatggaCTAGTGTAGTCTCCTTTAGGCTTATTCcacttgagtttgtttttttttttttttaagatctttagATTGATGGATTtacagttttcatcaaatttgagaACATTTGGCCATTATTTCCTCACATTTTTTCTGACCCCCTTTTAAGTTCGTGTCCTTCAGCTACACATTGGTTAGATGGCTTGGTATTATTCTCAGAGGTCAGTAGGTCTGGttgtttttttcatacattttatgtatgtgcttcattttgaataattcttttattttgttgcaaattcattgttcttttttttttttaatttttaagtttgtttatttagagagagacagcatgggtgggagagagggagagggagagagaatcccaaacaggctccgcaccatcaacacagagcctgatacagggcttgaactcacgaaaccatgagatcgtgacccaagccaaaaccgagagtcagatgcttaaccgactgagccatccaggcatcctgcTCTTACCTTCTGCATTAACTACTTTGTTGTTAACTTCATCCAgcacattcttttcattttacatattttattttttttatgtctagaCATTCCATTTTGGACTGATTTAATacctttcatttctctctctcttcattatGCTCCTGTTTTTCTCCAGCCTTTTGAACATAACCCAGGATATTACATTTAGTTGTTCCGTCTCCTCAGTCCCCTTCAATCCCTGgcaatttctttgttttgttttgttttgttttgttttgttttgttttgttttgtttccttttacaaCTTTTACACTTTTGAAGAGTCAGTTATTTGTAGACTGTCCCTCACTTTGGGTTTCTGTGATGTTTTGTCATAATTAGATTGAGGTTATGCATTTGACAcaagaataccacagaagtgaTGTTGAACCCTTCTCCATCTggataattttccctttttttggtcTTCTGAGTTGTTGTATTGCTGTTAAGCCAATAAACCAATTGTGTTTTCAGTGAacatttctttcatgtattttttagattccaaaatGAACCTGAATGATTTTATCAGCATGGATCCTGAGGTAGGATGGGGAGCTGTCTACTCCCTGTCTGAATTTGTACATCGGTTTGGCAGTCAGAACTACTGAAAGGGACATCTGGATGTAAACTATGGAGAAATTCTAGGACATGAACAGTCCATCTCTTCATTTGGGACAGCAAACACTATGGTACATTTGGCTTggaattatattttcttcttttaattcagTTGAGTTGAAacatgaatgaacaaaaaaattaataaaaataatttttttgaggggcgcctgggtggctcagttggttaagcttccgactttggcttaggtcgtgatctcatggttcgtgagtttgagccccgcgtcagggtctgtgctgacagctcagaccctggagcctgctttggattctgtgtctccctctctctctctctgcctcccctccccgactcatgctttctctctctctctctctctctctctctcaaaaataaataaacattaaaaaaacttttaaaaataataatttttttgataTGTCAGATTGAAACTTGATGCAGTGTCTATTTGCTAAGAAATTCCAATGCTCATTTGTTAAAACATGTGACGACTCATGCCAGTCATTCCTTCTGTTATGGTATAGATGCGTGTATTTCGTGTCTGTTTTGGATGTTTCGTTTCTCTCCCATTGCCCTgtcagctccttgagggcagggcgGTGGCTCATTGCTCTATGAACCTCTCATGCCCCTAGCAGGTGCCCATAAAATGTTTGCTGGTGATTGTGCTGCTGCTTGAAGAGGGCTGATACTGTGAGCTGAATCAGCAATAAGTATTAGTCTTTTTGGACTACGATGTTCTTCAGAAAAGACTGCAGCCCTCTCAGGCTTGAGTGTTACTTGGCCTatttatacatgtttttaaataaaattgatttaaaagtaattttgttcTGAAGATTTTGTGTTGATGATCTGAGATAACCAAGAGTGTCTCACTTGTAGATGGGGACCGCTGCTTTAAAATACATGCATCAATCTCCCTTCTTGAAGATGTTTTGGAAATTTGGCTTTCATCGTATAATTCCACATAAAAGATGTTTGGCATTAAACTGGCATGGCATATAGCACCAACTTGCATGCGGGTCTTTATGATTCTACTATAACAGTGAGCGATTTCTTAAAGCAAGGATGTCTAGGTTTTTGGTCTTAGACGAGTTTGCTGCTTATTGAGAAACTTTCATTTAATGTAGATCTTCTGCCTTGTGCTGTGGAGGGACAGCTCAGTTGTCACGAATCAGTCAGAGGAAATGTCATGTATCCGTTTGGTACAGCTGACCAGGAGGATTCTGGGAGAAAGTGAATGAACTTTTGGTAAGAGGAATGCAAACACAACCTcaagttattttataatttagaacCAATTATAGACCTCGCACGTACATATCTTTGACTTTTCGATGGTCACTTAAAAAGCATATGgctaaaatgaagatgataaatTTTGGTAGCTCTATGATGG encodes:
- the NTAQ1 gene encoding protein N-terminal glutamine amidohydrolase isoform X2, whose product is MLAECLLCPRGPFLLPASLISAHHREENIWKLCEYIKNHDQYPLEECYAVFISNERKMIPIWKQQARPGDGPVIWDYHVVLLHVSSGGQSFIYDLDTVLPFPCPFDTYVEDAFKSDEDIHPQFRRKFRVIRADSYLKNFASDRSHMKDSSGNWREPPPSYPCIETGDSKMNLNDFISMDPEVGWGAVYSLSEFVHRFGSQNY
- the NTAQ1 gene encoding protein N-terminal glutamine amidohydrolase isoform X1 yields the protein MEGDVPAAAAACYQPASPPRDACVYNSCYCEENIWKLCEYIKNHDQYPLEECYAVFISNERKMIPIWKQQARPGDGPVIWDYHVVLLHVSSGGQSFIYDLDTVLPFPCPFDTYVEDAFKSDEDIHPQFRRKFRVIRADSYLKNFASDRSHMKDSSGNWREPPPSYPCIETGDSKMNLNDFISMDPEVGWGAVYSLSEFVHRFGSQNY
- the NTAQ1 gene encoding protein N-terminal glutamine amidohydrolase isoform X3, with amino-acid sequence MEGDVPAAAAACYQPASPPRDACVYNSCYCEENIWKLCEYIKNHDQYPLEECYAVFISNERKMIPIWKQQARPGDGPVIWDYHVVLLHVSSGGQSFIYDLDTVLPFPCPFDTYVEDAFKSDEDIHPQFRRKFRVIRADSYLKNFASDRSHMKDSSGNWREPPPSYPCIETGGISPVNNFLRFKEIKSSSPCSCCLALARA